A portion of the Musa acuminata AAA Group cultivar baxijiao chromosome BXJ1-1, Cavendish_Baxijiao_AAA, whole genome shotgun sequence genome contains these proteins:
- the LOC135610036 gene encoding rab GTPase-activating protein 22-like isoform X2, whose translation MENTVGSGKMITTPVISEDGQPIENPSSNGANLGEEQLPENKTDNVTQDKEVIQWKLTLHQIGLDVVRTDRALQYYETPENQARLWDILAVYSWIDKEIGYCQGMSDLCSPIIIVIENEADAFWCFQHLMRRVRENFKSTSSTIGVRSQLTLLSSILKTIDPKLHEHIENLDGGEFLFAFRMLMVLFRREFSFVDSLYLWELIWSMEYNPHLFSIYESDDSAKKTEDGSGNEDLMQFGKFERENVKSGQKNQEATLSIFLVASVLESKNKRLLQEAKGLDDVVKILNDITGSLNAKKACDEALKLHIKYLNMAKAA comes from the exons ATGGAGAACACAGTTGGTAGTGGAAAAATGATTACAACACCTGTAATTTCAGAAGATGGTCAACCTATCGAGAATCCTTCAAGTAATGGTGCTAATTTGGGAGAGGAACAACTACCAGAAAATAAAACAGATAATGTTACTCAGGACAAAGAAGTCATCCAATGGAAGCTTACCTTACATCAGATTG gtTTGGATGTCGTTCGTACAGATCGGGCACTTCAATACTATGAAACCCCAGAAAATCAAGCAAGGCTATGGGATATTCTTGCGGTTTATTCATGGATAGACAAGGAAATTGGTTACTGCCAAG GAATGAGTGATCTTTGTTCACCGATAATAATTGTCATTGAAAATGAGGCAGATGCTTTTTGGTGCTTTCAACATCTTATGCGTAGAGTg AGAGAGAATTTCAAATCCACATCTAGTACTATTGGAGTTCGGTCTCAACTGACGCTACTCTCATCTATATTGAAAACTATTGATCCAAAACTCCATGAACACATAG AGAATCTGGATGGAGGGGAGTTTTTGTTTGCCTTCCGTATGTTGATGGTCCTCTTCCGTAGAGAGTTCTCATTTGTTGATTCTTTGTACCTTTGGGAG CTGATCTGGTCTATGGAATACAATCCCCATCTCTTCTCCATCTATGAGTCAGATGATTCAGCTAAAAAAACCGAAGATGGGTCAGGAAATGAAGATCTAATGCAGTTTGGAAAGTTTGAGAGGGAGAATGTCAAGTCTGGTCAGAAAAACCAAGAAGCCACTCTATCCATCTTTTTGGTTGCCAGTGTTCTTGAGTCCAAGAACAAGCGGCTCCTGCAGGAAGCAAAGGGTTTAGATGATGTTGTGAAG ATATTGAATGATATTACTGGAAGTTTGAACGCAAAGAAAGCATGCGACGAGGCTTTGAAACTTCATATTAAGTATTTGAACATG GCAAAGGCAGCTTAG
- the LOC135610036 gene encoding rab GTPase-activating protein 22-like isoform X1, producing the protein MFSCCVSVPEDWGEPDAFYAIRPECRDDVPASRFKPTPGKTLSARRWHSSFSEEGHLDIARVLRRIQRGGVHPTIKGVVWEFLLGCYDPKSTFDERTQLRQNRRSEYERLKSQCKEMENTVGSGKMITTPVISEDGQPIENPSSNGANLGEEQLPENKTDNVTQDKEVIQWKLTLHQIGLDVVRTDRALQYYETPENQARLWDILAVYSWIDKEIGYCQGMSDLCSPIIIVIENEADAFWCFQHLMRRVRENFKSTSSTIGVRSQLTLLSSILKTIDPKLHEHIENLDGGEFLFAFRMLMVLFRREFSFVDSLYLWELIWSMEYNPHLFSIYESDDSAKKTEDGSGNEDLMQFGKFERENVKSGQKNQEATLSIFLVASVLESKNKRLLQEAKGLDDVVKILNDITGSLNAKKACDEALKLHIKYLNMAKAA; encoded by the exons ATGTTCAGCTGTTGCGTCTCCGTTCCTGAGGACTGGGGGGAACCTGATGCTTTCTATGCGATCAGGCCCGAATGCCGCGACGATGTTCCGGCCTCTCGTTTCAAGCCCACG CCTGGAAAAACTCTCAGTGCAAGACGGTGGCATTCTTCATTCTCTGAAGAGGGACATTTGGACATAGCAAGAGTGCTTAGACGAATTCAACGGGGG GGTGTTCATCCAACAATAAAGGGAGTTGTTTGGGAATTTTTGCTTGGGTGTTATGATCCTAAAAGTACCTTTGATGAGCGTACTCAATTAAGACAAAATCGGAG GTCTGAATATGAGAGATTAAAGTCACAATGCAAAGAGATGGAGAACACAGTTGGTAGTGGAAAAATGATTACAACACCTGTAATTTCAGAAGATGGTCAACCTATCGAGAATCCTTCAAGTAATGGTGCTAATTTGGGAGAGGAACAACTACCAGAAAATAAAACAGATAATGTTACTCAGGACAAAGAAGTCATCCAATGGAAGCTTACCTTACATCAGATTG gtTTGGATGTCGTTCGTACAGATCGGGCACTTCAATACTATGAAACCCCAGAAAATCAAGCAAGGCTATGGGATATTCTTGCGGTTTATTCATGGATAGACAAGGAAATTGGTTACTGCCAAG GAATGAGTGATCTTTGTTCACCGATAATAATTGTCATTGAAAATGAGGCAGATGCTTTTTGGTGCTTTCAACATCTTATGCGTAGAGTg AGAGAGAATTTCAAATCCACATCTAGTACTATTGGAGTTCGGTCTCAACTGACGCTACTCTCATCTATATTGAAAACTATTGATCCAAAACTCCATGAACACATAG AGAATCTGGATGGAGGGGAGTTTTTGTTTGCCTTCCGTATGTTGATGGTCCTCTTCCGTAGAGAGTTCTCATTTGTTGATTCTTTGTACCTTTGGGAG CTGATCTGGTCTATGGAATACAATCCCCATCTCTTCTCCATCTATGAGTCAGATGATTCAGCTAAAAAAACCGAAGATGGGTCAGGAAATGAAGATCTAATGCAGTTTGGAAAGTTTGAGAGGGAGAATGTCAAGTCTGGTCAGAAAAACCAAGAAGCCACTCTATCCATCTTTTTGGTTGCCAGTGTTCTTGAGTCCAAGAACAAGCGGCTCCTGCAGGAAGCAAAGGGTTTAGATGATGTTGTGAAG ATATTGAATGATATTACTGGAAGTTTGAACGCAAAGAAAGCATGCGACGAGGCTTTGAAACTTCATATTAAGTATTTGAACATG GCAAAGGCAGCTTAG